A genome region from Jeongeupia sp. HS-3 includes the following:
- the tauC gene encoding taurine ABC transporter permease TauC yields MTAAELALGEQPFADAERALAPQASPPGNGTLRISSLTLAAVVFIWWLVTFSGLIAPLFLPPPQAVLGKLWLTITQGYMDATLWQHLGASAFRIVVALIAAVLFAVPVGLALGLSRTARGVLDPLIEFYRPIPPLAYLPLIVIWFGIGELSKVLLIYLAIFAPIAIATATGVRSVDQARLRAAQSLGATRWQLIRHVILPSALPDILTGVRIGLGTGWSTLVAAELIAATRGLGFMVQSAAQFLVTDVVVLGIIVIAVIAFALELGLRALQRKLVPWQGH; encoded by the coding sequence ATGACCGCCGCCGAACTCGCACTGGGCGAACAGCCCTTTGCCGATGCCGAGCGCGCGCTTGCACCGCAGGCATCACCGCCGGGCAATGGCACCTTGCGCATCAGCAGCCTGACGCTCGCCGCAGTGGTCTTCATCTGGTGGCTGGTGACGTTCAGCGGCCTGATCGCGCCGCTGTTCCTGCCGCCGCCGCAAGCCGTGCTCGGCAAGCTCTGGCTCACGATCACGCAGGGTTATATGGATGCCACGCTGTGGCAGCACCTTGGCGCCAGCGCATTCCGCATCGTCGTGGCGCTGATCGCGGCGGTGCTGTTCGCGGTGCCGGTCGGCCTGGCGCTGGGGCTGTCGCGCACCGCGCGTGGCGTGCTCGATCCGCTGATCGAGTTCTACCGGCCGATTCCGCCGCTCGCCTATCTGCCGCTGATCGTGATCTGGTTCGGCATTGGCGAGTTGTCCAAGGTATTGCTGATCTATCTGGCGATCTTCGCGCCGATCGCCATCGCCACGGCCACCGGTGTGCGCAGCGTCGATCAGGCCCGGCTGCGTGCAGCGCAATCGCTGGGCGCAACGCGCTGGCAACTGATCCGCCACGTGATTCTGCCGTCCGCGCTGCCCGACATCCTCACCGGCGTGCGCATCGGACTTGGCACCGGCTGGTCGACGCTGGTCGCCGCCGAGCTGATCGCCGCCACCCGCGGCCTCGGCTTCATGGTGCAGTCGGCGGCGCAGTTTCTGGTCACCGATGTCGTCGTGCTCGGCATCATCGTCATCGCCGTCATCGCCTTTGCGCTCGAACTGGGTCTGCGTGCCCTGCAGCGCAAACTCGTGCCCTGGCAGGGCCACTGA
- a CDS encoding TonB-dependent receptor, with protein MQHLRQRKLAALIAIGFAGTLAGPVQAQDATTAAKNPDGVELSSVVVTALRREQGIQDVPVAVTAVGGNEVRNSELRTVNDITRYVPNFNGQSTEGRERPRWFLRGVGSNDPSPTSLSPIGFYLDDVYLNNVFGQGVPLFDLERVEVLRGPQGTLWGKNTIGGAINVLSKKPGFDTDGYAKLGFGNNSSNVFEAAVGAPIVDERLAARVSVYHEQGDSSITNDYTGEQFGSFKDNAVRAQLLALTSDDSDLLLNVHARKYSGAGNPWRSTGIFKGKDLYGFAASPDVDHVSLNAPSSDDIETRGAALTGHWTLGQGITLTSITGYEGVDREFFGDNDASPNEVARGHSSLSSGQWSQEFRLTSSPKQALTWIAGLHLFGENLDSDAQTGTLANGPKGAAGTAFQRTWFNQDTDSQAIFGSATYNVTDRFNVTAGLRWTRERKTIDLHGVTAKPGIVLGDSGNWWQQGSDGLPVTLSQQQDNTWSAPTWDFSPEYRLSDNAMVFARIAHGFRSGGYNTGADGDASFNTVDPEYLTEYSLGLKSAWFDKRLIFNATAFHYDYKDMQVFALAPSPLGTGDSVATLSNAGKGRADGLELEFKAQPTRALSLYTNLGFLRTKFTEFDNVPGAVGNSFARAPKTTAGFGGEYRLPLANGALSLGGDLIYRAKEYFSATRQTDANLWQDGYTLINARLAYFALGDKYSVTLWGNNLSDKQYKKLGLVPSYGAYQSLWGDERTFGLTFTGKL; from the coding sequence ATGCAACACCTTCGTCAACGCAAGCTGGCCGCGCTGATCGCCATCGGCTTTGCCGGCACGCTCGCCGGGCCGGTGCAGGCACAGGACGCCACGACCGCCGCAAAAAATCCGGATGGCGTCGAGCTGTCGTCGGTCGTCGTCACCGCGCTGCGGCGCGAGCAGGGCATTCAGGACGTCCCGGTCGCGGTGACCGCAGTCGGCGGCAACGAGGTTCGCAACAGCGAACTGCGCACCGTCAACGACATCACCCGCTACGTGCCCAACTTCAATGGCCAGTCGACCGAGGGGCGCGAGCGGCCGCGCTGGTTCCTGCGCGGCGTCGGCAGCAACGATCCGTCGCCGACCTCGCTGAGCCCGATCGGCTTCTATCTCGACGATGTCTACCTGAACAACGTGTTCGGCCAGGGCGTGCCGCTGTTCGACCTTGAACGCGTCGAGGTGCTGCGCGGGCCGCAGGGCACGCTGTGGGGCAAGAACACCATCGGTGGCGCGATCAACGTGCTGTCGAAGAAGCCCGGCTTCGATACCGACGGCTACGCCAAGCTCGGCTTCGGCAACAACAGCAGCAATGTGTTCGAAGCCGCGGTCGGCGCGCCGATTGTCGACGAGCGTCTGGCGGCGCGCGTGTCGGTCTACCACGAGCAGGGCGACAGTTCGATCACCAACGACTACACCGGCGAGCAGTTCGGCAGCTTCAAGGACAACGCCGTGCGGGCGCAGTTGCTGGCGCTGACCTCGGACGATTCGGACCTGTTGCTGAACGTGCATGCCCGCAAGTACAGCGGCGCGGGCAACCCGTGGCGCAGCACCGGCATCTTCAAGGGCAAGGATCTGTACGGCTTTGCCGCATCGCCCGATGTCGATCATGTTTCGCTCAACGCGCCGTCGAGCGACGATATCGAAACCCGTGGCGCGGCGCTGACCGGCCACTGGACGCTGGGACAGGGGATCACGCTGACGTCGATCACCGGTTATGAAGGCGTCGACCGCGAGTTCTTCGGCGACAACGATGCATCGCCGAACGAGGTGGCGCGCGGCCACAGCAGCCTGAGCTCGGGCCAGTGGTCGCAGGAATTCCGGCTGACCTCGTCGCCGAAGCAGGCGCTGACGTGGATCGCCGGCCTGCACCTGTTCGGCGAAAACCTTGATTCGGATGCCCAGACCGGCACGCTCGCCAACGGCCCCAAGGGTGCCGCCGGTACCGCGTTCCAGCGGACCTGGTTCAATCAGGATACCGACAGCCAGGCGATTTTCGGCAGCGCGACCTACAACGTGACCGACCGCTTCAACGTCACCGCTGGGCTGCGCTGGACCCGCGAGCGCAAGACGATCGACCTGCACGGCGTGACCGCCAAACCGGGCATCGTGCTCGGCGATTCGGGCAACTGGTGGCAGCAGGGTAGCGACGGCCTGCCGGTCACGCTGTCGCAGCAGCAAGACAACACCTGGTCGGCGCCGACGTGGGATTTCTCGCCCGAATACCGGCTGAGCGACAACGCCATGGTGTTCGCGCGCATCGCGCACGGATTCCGTTCCGGCGGCTACAACACCGGCGCCGATGGCGATGCGTCGTTCAACACGGTCGATCCGGAATACCTGACCGAGTATTCGCTCGGCCTCAAGAGCGCGTGGTTCGACAAGCGGCTGATCTTCAACGCCACGGCGTTCCACTACGACTACAAGGACATGCAGGTGTTCGCGCTGGCGCCGTCGCCGCTGGGCACCGGCGACAGCGTGGCGACGCTGTCGAATGCCGGCAAGGGCCGTGCCGACGGGCTGGAGCTCGAGTTCAAGGCCCAGCCGACGCGCGCGCTGAGCCTGTACACCAACCTCGGCTTCCTGCGCACCAAGTTCACCGAGTTCGATAACGTCCCCGGAGCGGTCGGCAATTCGTTCGCCCGCGCGCCGAAAACGACGGCCGGCTTCGGCGGCGAATACCGCTTGCCGCTGGCCAATGGCGCGCTGTCGCTCGGCGGTGACCTGATCTATCGCGCCAAGGAGTACTTCAGCGCAACACGCCAGACCGACGCGAACCTGTGGCAGGACGGCTATACGCTGATCAACGCGCGCCTTGCCTACTTCGCGCTTGGCGACAAGTACAGCGTCACGCTGTGGGGCAACAACCTGTCCGACAAGCAGTACAAGAAGCTCGGCCTCGTGCCGTCCTACGGCGCCTATCAGTCGCTGTGGGGCGACGAGCGCACCTTCGGCCTGACCTTCACCGGCAAGCTCTGA
- a CDS encoding tyrosine-type recombinase/integrase, protein MRTDICDGRLWIRQAKTNKLIGVAIEGQLADVIQRPLTRPSPAGNVATLHLVRNAKGEPLGYAQLRRMFEQARTAAGVHFQLRNLRAKSATDETDLFRANERQGHSTMGMTKHYRRANKVGPLR, encoded by the coding sequence ATGCGCACCGACATCTGCGATGGCCGGCTGTGGATCCGCCAAGCCAAAACCAACAAACTGATCGGCGTCGCCATCGAAGGTCAGCTCGCCGACGTGATCCAGCGCCCGCTCACCCGGCCGAGCCCGGCGGGCAACGTCGCTACCTTGCATCTGGTCCGCAACGCCAAGGGCGAGCCGCTGGGCTACGCCCAGCTGCGGCGGATGTTCGAACAGGCCAGAACCGCAGCCGGCGTGCACTTCCAGCTGCGCAACCTGCGCGCCAAATCGGCCACCGACGAAACCGACCTGTTCCGCGCCAACGAACGCCAGGGGCATTCGACGATGGGCATGACCAAACATTACCGACGGGCGAACAAGGTCGGGCCGCTGCGGTAG
- the tauD gene encoding taurine dioxygenase: MSELAITPLSPAIGAIVSGLSLAAPLSDEHRTALNDALLRHQLLFFRDQALTPEQQRDFARQFGDLHIHPIYPNVPETPQILVLDTDANNLPDNDNWHTDVTFIPTPPLGAVLAAKQLPPTGGDTLWASGTAAYDALSPQLQALLSGLTATHDFAKSFPASRHAISAAGRARWEATRAKNPPLSHPVIRTHPVTGRRAIFVNEGFTLRINELPERESRALLDFLYAHVARPEFTVRWRWQVNDVAFWDNRVTQHYAIADYLPARRVMHRATILGDAPF; encoded by the coding sequence ATGTCCGAACTTGCCATTACCCCGCTCAGCCCGGCCATCGGCGCCATTGTCAGCGGCCTCTCGCTGGCCGCCCCTTTGAGCGACGAGCACCGCACCGCCCTGAACGATGCGCTCTTGCGCCATCAGCTGCTGTTCTTTCGTGACCAGGCGCTCACGCCCGAACAGCAACGCGACTTCGCCCGCCAGTTCGGCGATCTGCACATTCATCCGATCTATCCGAACGTGCCGGAAACGCCGCAGATCCTGGTCCTCGACACGGATGCCAACAATCTGCCGGACAACGACAACTGGCATACCGACGTCACCTTCATTCCAACGCCGCCGCTGGGCGCGGTGCTCGCGGCCAAACAGTTGCCACCCACCGGTGGCGATACGCTGTGGGCCAGCGGTACCGCCGCCTACGATGCCTTATCGCCGCAATTGCAAGCGCTGCTGTCAGGACTGACCGCCACGCACGACTTCGCCAAATCCTTCCCGGCCAGCCGCCACGCAATCTCGGCCGCCGGCCGCGCGCGGTGGGAAGCGACGCGCGCCAAAAACCCGCCGCTGTCACACCCGGTGATCCGCACCCACCCGGTCACCGGACGCCGCGCCATCTTCGTCAACGAGGGCTTCACGCTGCGCATCAACGAGCTGCCCGAGCGCGAAAGCCGCGCCTTGCTCGACTTTCTCTACGCCCACGTTGCCCGGCCCGAATTCACCGTGCGCTGGCGCTGGCAGGTGAACGACGTGGCGTTCTGGGACAACCGCGTCACCCAGCATTACGCGATCGCCGATTACCTGCCGGCACGGCGCGTGATGCACCGCGCCACCATTCTGGGCGATGCGCCATTCTGA
- the tauA gene encoding taurine ABC transporter substrate-binding protein translates to MSTQNTFKRWLPALAFTVTAFGAQADEVTIAYQTTVEPAKVAQADGSYEKATGSKISWRKFESGAEVITAVASGDVQIGYVGSSPLAAAASRALPVQTFLIAAQIGSAEALVVRNGAGIAKPADLVGKKIAVPFVSTTHYSLLAALKHWNISPSQVQIINLRPSEITAAWQRGDIDAAYVWDPALGKAKENGKVLVSSTEVAKWGAPTFDAWIVRKDFAEKNPRFVEQFARVTLKAYADYQANPKAFTSDAARIDKIARITGSKPDEVAALLAGNRYPVASEQAGILATPTVKALTDTSAFLKEQGKVDSVQSSYAAYVNAGFAKAAGK, encoded by the coding sequence ATGAGTACACAGAACACTTTCAAACGCTGGCTGCCCGCGCTGGCGTTCACAGTCACGGCCTTTGGCGCCCAGGCCGATGAGGTCACCATCGCCTACCAGACCACGGTCGAGCCGGCCAAGGTGGCGCAGGCCGACGGCAGCTATGAAAAGGCCACCGGCAGCAAGATCAGCTGGCGCAAGTTCGAGAGCGGCGCCGAGGTGATCACCGCGGTGGCGTCGGGCGATGTGCAAATCGGTTATGTGGGATCGAGCCCGCTGGCCGCCGCAGCCAGCCGCGCACTACCGGTGCAGACCTTTCTGATCGCGGCGCAGATCGGCTCGGCCGAGGCGCTGGTGGTGCGCAACGGCGCCGGCATTGCCAAGCCGGCCGATCTGGTCGGCAAGAAGATTGCGGTGCCCTTCGTCTCGACCACGCATTACAGCCTGCTGGCCGCGCTCAAGCACTGGAACATCTCGCCGTCCCAGGTGCAGATCATCAACCTGCGTCCGTCCGAAATCACCGCCGCATGGCAGCGCGGCGATATCGATGCTGCCTACGTCTGGGATCCGGCGCTGGGCAAGGCCAAGGAAAACGGCAAGGTGCTGGTCAGCTCGACCGAGGTGGCCAAGTGGGGCGCACCGACCTTCGATGCGTGGATCGTGCGCAAGGATTTCGCCGAGAAGAACCCCCGCTTCGTCGAACAGTTCGCCAGGGTGACGCTCAAGGCTTACGCCGATTACCAGGCCAACCCCAAGGCCTTCACCAGCGATGCCGCGCGGATCGACAAGATCGCCCGCATCACCGGCTCCAAGCCCGACGAAGTCGCCGCGCTGCTGGCCGGCAACCGTTACCCCGTTGCCAGCGAGCAAGCCGGCATTCTGGCAACGCCCACCGTGAAGGCACTGACCGACACCTCGGCCTTCCTCAAGGAACAGGGCAAGGTCGATAGCGTACAGTCGAGCTATGCCGCGTATGTGAATGCCGGTTTCGCCAAGGCGGCAGGCAAGTAA
- the tauB gene encoding taurine ABC transporter ATP-binding subunit, whose protein sequence is MSELIVNRVSVRYPGAASAALHEVSLTVKPESLVVALGPSGCGKTTLLNLIAGFIAPSAGTITLGGAPVRGPGAERGVVFQDDALLPWLDVLDNVAFGLRLRGIGASEREARAREVLRQVDLDGYAEQKIWALSGGMRQRVGLARALAADPQLLLMDEPFGALDAFIREQMQTLLLHIWRTTGKRVFLITHDIEEAVFLATDLVLMSPRPGRIVERLSLDFGRRHAAGEPVRSVKSDPEFIAVRERVLARVFAHQAAGATS, encoded by the coding sequence ATGTCCGAACTCATCGTCAATCGCGTTTCGGTGCGCTATCCGGGCGCGGCCAGTGCCGCGCTGCACGAGGTCTCGCTGACCGTGAAGCCCGAAAGCCTGGTCGTCGCCCTCGGGCCATCGGGCTGCGGCAAGACCACCTTGCTGAATCTGATCGCCGGCTTCATCGCCCCCAGCGCCGGCACGATTACGCTCGGTGGTGCGCCGGTGCGCGGCCCTGGCGCCGAGCGCGGCGTGGTGTTTCAGGACGACGCGCTGCTGCCCTGGCTGGACGTGCTCGACAACGTGGCCTTCGGCCTGCGCCTGCGCGGCATCGGCGCCAGCGAGCGCGAGGCGCGCGCGCGCGAAGTCCTCAGGCAGGTCGATCTCGACGGCTATGCCGAACAAAAAATCTGGGCGCTTTCGGGCGGCATGCGCCAGCGCGTCGGCCTCGCCCGTGCCCTCGCGGCAGATCCGCAGCTGCTGTTGATGGACGAACCGTTCGGCGCGCTCGATGCCTTTATCCGCGAACAGATGCAGACGCTGCTGCTGCACATCTGGCGCACTACGGGCAAGCGCGTGTTCCTGATCACCCACGATATCGAGGAAGCCGTGTTCCTCGCCACCGATCTGGTGCTGATGTCGCCGCGACCCGGCCGGATCGTCGAACGGCTGTCGCTCGATTTCGGCCGCCGCCACGCCGCAGGCGAGCCGGTGCGCAGCGTGAAATCCGATCCCGAATTCATTGCCGTGCGTGAACGTGTGCTGGCGCGCGTGTTCGCACACCAGGCCGCAGGAGCAACATCATGA
- a CDS encoding sigma-54-dependent Fis family transcriptional regulator — MLILPNSPEHAISIRAKALTFEAPQSRILRERVHLVAPSDATVLITGESGTGKELIARLVHTLSERKAAPFVAVNCGALSENLIESELFGHEKGAFTGAAGERTGWFEAADGGSLFLDEVGDLPLSMQVKLLRVLQEREVVRVGSRQPRRIDVRLIAATNVDLLAAVRAGRFREDLYYRLNVAPLAIAPLRERREDIPALTRHFLALYAGKLRIGVPALTDAAHERLLTHPWPGNIRELENVIHYALLVSSGDLIDADDLHFTSLAPVAAVPAPRPQADGAPTLEAALLALCEQGHPDLWRHIEETVYRVVYAFCEGNTVQTSRLLNLSRNIVRARLTQFDVRSPERATAGD, encoded by the coding sequence GTGCTCATCCTCCCGAACAGTCCGGAACACGCCATTTCGATCCGCGCCAAGGCGCTGACCTTCGAGGCACCGCAGTCGCGCATCCTGCGCGAGCGGGTGCATCTGGTTGCGCCCAGCGATGCCACGGTGCTGATCACCGGCGAAAGCGGCACCGGCAAGGAGCTGATCGCCCGGCTGGTGCATACGCTGAGCGAGCGCAAGGCGGCGCCGTTCGTGGCGGTGAACTGCGGCGCGCTGTCGGAAAACCTGATCGAAAGCGAGCTGTTCGGCCACGAGAAGGGCGCATTCACCGGCGCCGCCGGCGAGCGCACCGGCTGGTTCGAGGCGGCCGACGGCGGCTCGCTGTTTCTCGACGAAGTCGGCGATCTGCCGCTGTCGATGCAGGTGAAGCTGCTGCGGGTGCTGCAGGAGCGTGAGGTCGTCCGCGTCGGTTCGCGCCAGCCGCGCCGCATCGACGTGCGGCTGATCGCAGCGACCAATGTCGATCTGCTGGCGGCCGTGCGCGCGGGGCGGTTCCGCGAGGATCTGTATTACCGGCTCAACGTCGCGCCACTGGCGATCGCACCGTTGCGCGAACGCCGCGAGGACATTCCGGCGCTGACCCGGCATTTCCTCGCGCTCTACGCCGGCAAGTTGCGCATTGGCGTGCCGGCGCTGACCGATGCGGCCCACGAGCGTCTGCTGACGCACCCGTGGCCTGGCAACATCCGCGAGCTGGAGAACGTGATCCACTATGCGCTGCTGGTCAGCAGCGGCGATCTGATCGATGCCGACGACCTGCATTTCACCTCGCTGGCGCCGGTTGCGGCGGTACCCGCACCGCGCCCGCAAGCCGACGGCGCGCCGACGCTGGAAGCGGCGCTGCTGGCGCTGTGCGAGCAGGGTCATCCCGATCTGTGGCGCCATATCGAGGAAACGGTTTACCGCGTGGTCTACGCCTTTTGCGAAGGCAACACCGTGCAGACATCGCGGCTACTGAACCTGAGCCGCAACATCGTCCGCGCCCGGCTGACGCAGTTCGATGTGCGGTCGCCGGAGCGGGCGACGGCCGGCGACTGA
- a CDS encoding ABC transporter substrate-binding protein, translating into MAHISEQQSPLSSLSYARSPVPTPLGIAVHLGWLNGELSADGIAIRSLQSTDPSAGSSSFRTLSQSFRQGGSVPAIWARARGAATRVIGLTWVDESQLLITRPDSGITQLNALKGKRIGLPLRPDDGIDLFRATALRGTLNALSLAGLDHDDVLFVDIPAAPVESRAAAPIPPAPTANDYAAECAALLRGDVDAIYVKGAHGLKAVDETGAHIIVDIGFHPDPRIRNNNGTPRPLTVNADVLQQHPDIVHGFLGLVADAGDWARTHPAQTLAFVSAETGIDTPWVSRAYGDRLHQHLGLGLDDAGIAALADFKAFLLDWGFLERDFDLDDWIDPRPLEAVQAGRLGQRQA; encoded by the coding sequence ATGGCGCACATTTCCGAACAGCAATCCCCCCTCTCCTCACTGAGCTACGCCCGCTCGCCGGTTCCCACGCCGCTCGGCATCGCCGTGCATCTGGGCTGGCTGAACGGCGAGCTTTCCGCCGACGGCATCGCGATCCGCTCGCTGCAGTCGACCGATCCGTCGGCCGGCAGCAGCAGCTTCCGGACGCTGAGCCAGTCCTTCCGCCAGGGCGGCAGCGTGCCGGCGATCTGGGCGCGCGCCCGGGGCGCGGCGACCAGGGTGATCGGGCTGACCTGGGTCGACGAATCGCAGCTACTGATCACCCGGCCGGACAGCGGCATCACGCAACTGAACGCGCTCAAGGGCAAACGCATCGGCCTGCCGCTGCGTCCGGACGACGGCATCGACCTGTTTCGCGCCACCGCCCTGCGCGGCACGCTGAATGCGCTGTCGCTGGCCGGGCTTGATCACGATGACGTGCTGTTCGTCGACATTCCGGCGGCGCCGGTCGAATCACGCGCTGCGGCGCCGATCCCGCCGGCGCCGACGGCCAACGACTACGCGGCCGAATGTGCGGCGCTGCTGCGTGGCGACGTCGACGCGATCTACGTCAAGGGTGCGCACGGGCTCAAGGCCGTCGATGAGACCGGCGCGCACATCATCGTCGACATCGGTTTCCACCCCGATCCGCGCATCCGCAATAACAACGGCACGCCGCGGCCGCTGACGGTCAACGCCGACGTGCTGCAGCAGCATCCGGACATCGTTCACGGTTTTCTGGGGCTGGTCGCCGACGCCGGCGACTGGGCGCGCACGCATCCGGCCCAAACGCTGGCCTTCGTCAGCGCCGAAACCGGCATCGATACACCGTGGGTCAGCCGCGCCTACGGCGACCGGCTGCACCAGCACCTCGGGCTCGGCCTCGACGACGCCGGCATCGCCGCGCTGGCCGATTTCAAGGCCTTTTTGCTGGACTGGGGCTTTCTCGAGCGGGATTTCGATCTGGACGACTGGATCGACCCGCGCCCGCTCGAAGCGGTGCAAGCGGGCCGCCTCGGCCAGCGACAGGCCTGA